Below is a window of Tolypothrix bouteillei VB521301 DNA.
AAAATTGTACTTATCCATAATGCTAGGACTCGTAATATGGCACTTTATTTTAACCTCTCATGGATGGTCACAAGCAACCCTAGCAATATCTCCAGCCACTGTCCCTTCAGGATATCCGCTATTATTAGGATGCCAGTCAAAGTTGTAGTATTCTGCCTGGACATCATACGGAGAACAAGCTGCAATCGCAGAATGTTTTTTGATGTCTCCTTTAGTACTAAGCCAGAAGTTGACGTGCCTCCATCCAGCCTTAGTTTTATATTCAGATCGGTTGTCTAAATCTACTTGATAAACTATTCCATCTGTACTAATCGCAGCAGTTACAAGACGTTCAGCCGAAGCTTGACCTGCAATTCCCAAAACGGAGGTCATAACAAACAAACAGTTAAGAACAACGGATTTCATAATTGTTAGTGAGAGTAGATACGTTTGGTTGTAATAAACAACAATACTAGATACGTACATTTCCGGGAGATAATGTAAAATTTTGTAAATTATACGGAAAAAATAGTACTAACACTTATTGATAACAACTTAAGTCTGTATTGCTGTGGTCAACGGGTAATTGTATAAGCAAAGCTTAATGGGTCAAGCCGTATTGCTTGCTTAGTTGAGAAGCTTTTTTATCAGCAGTCTATTTGTCCCCTTACGGGGAAGAGGGTTTGTAAAGAAAGGTTACTATTGCCAGCTGCTTTAGCATCAACAACAAGTGAGTACCAAGTGGCTGTTGTTAGCAATCATTTAACGACGAATGCTTCTATTATTGAACTGTTTGGATTGGCAAAGGTAACAGTAAATGAACAGGAGAACCGAGTCGTAGTTGAACCGTTAGGACGCTACTGAATGTCATAATTGTCCTACAATGAAAAACTACCTACCAACGCAGTCACTCATTCGTAAGAAATAACAGTGAGCAACCAAGTAGAACTCATTCAGCATCAGGATGCTTGTAGCTTCAATCAAAGGGTGCGCGATTTCCTACTGCGTAATGAAGCGTTGCATCACAATATGCTATCCCAATGTTATGCACTCACTCATACACCAGAACCGTTAAAACAATGCCCAAACTTGCTCACCTTAGAGTCTAATGGAGAAGTCCTTGCAGTGGCGATAAAGCATTGGGACAACTCCGTTTTCATTTCAATGGAAACTCCTGGATGCGGAGTCGATTTACTGGCGCAACACTTGAAGCAGCAGGGCACTTTGTCACTGGTAAATGCTCCGTCTGATGTCGCTCAACGCTTTGCCCAAATCTGGACTCAGCTTACGGGACAAGCCCATACACCTGAAATGACAATATATGCCTATCGTTCGGAACAGATTCGCCCCTTCACCTGGG
It encodes the following:
- a CDS encoding GNAT family N-acetyltransferase, which gives rise to MSNQVELIQHQDACSFNQRVRDFLLRNEALHHNMLSQCYALTHTPEPLKQCPNLLTLESNGEVLAVAIKHWDNSVFISMETPGCGVDLLAQHLKQQGTLSLVNAPSDVAQRFAQIWTQLTGQAHTPEMTIYAYRSEQIRPFTWATGQLRQATSSDLSLVSQWYASFSEEALGKLPNNCQDWATRQIDRGHVFLWEDGNPVSMGCRIGKTANGFRVSLVFTPREHRRKGYGKTCTAALTQRLLDEGQRYCFLYADKKNASSNRMYQALGYELMGEAQNYRFATAD